The following are from one region of the Corylus avellana chromosome ca1, CavTom2PMs-1.0 genome:
- the LOC132189899 gene encoding uncharacterized protein LOC132189899 isoform X5 — MGCSLGFRPPQFSEDLAWLPGWLQQHQAEQFDEHIKKPQTPELAFKDLASFQGNTDENKYANLLSREEGRVNNCHLFLSGEDNSPISSSPSPGNVLHFHLHLSSYGDSQYSPTQQLDTSKKLLQSNKVLSTQLVKHSVGSGEKTRSIMHCSAGGQNLLPASSIQRTVENVCPTSPHNDKDSERHYGEKFSFRFLKGADVNEAVELSITASEALVIHELVKSGSTSETLPTESVLEVALQVKKARLDILEDAFHCPTEHTDNCDSLSDFDDVAMADAYEDVGLSYSVPDHQCACDSAISHIKETPLSDDHYGCDNIMNCLDVRAQQANFDDSPAQKHLEENVDMDMGLIKDFPLESLDRESQKKLSCDPVLVSNNSKLARYADSMLHQSVQENSDGLSIAQEVDISAVLKQNNGKNFPKCFLETSFLSESADIAPDENSFVQKHKSQSKLGSQSSIPFEGLHNKAREGILLSQDVVTSSNLSYVDPLCSVVPCSISTENAGSTLAQDQNDGEKCFRSTRELGVENLQRTLDQNIELELGDEQAMYTVHVESSGVTARRQLTSLKTYSMLLPKHVPLLEEGCHYFNQSWGSTKFLCLRTVSKNAAGTNNEDNHKTTSNRSSVAEVTNQKRNYDEIAGEGGEFLVQPLEQRTSPLALNQRSCPKHVTLPGSIVKHQQCKSRQNVQSECFNSHDKHASVKKQVRFSEAEDLPQWTKNVQKRQSLHQNCSTVRASKRQKLSKPCSIAYGMKSCLTNYCVKVRKRLIFQGIEFLVTGFSSVKGKEIEGLICKYGGMVLWDIPSPPKSREKRSSRSICQHFPVILCLKKDSIKAR, encoded by the exons GATTTGGCATCATTTCAAGGAAATACCGATGAAAATAAATATGCAAATCTTTTATCAAGGGAAGAAGGCAGAGTTAACAACTGTCATTTATTCTTATCTGGGGAAGACAATTCACCAATTAGTTCATCTCCGTCTCCTGGAAAT GTGCTTCATTTCCATCTACATCTTTCCTCATATGGCGACTCACAGTATAGCCCAACTCAAcagttggatacatcaaaaaAGCTGCTTCAATCTAATAAAGTTCTGTCAACGCAACTAGTTAAACACTCTGTTGGTTCTGGGGAGAAGACTCGTTCCATAATGCATTGTAGTGCTGGTGGGCAAAATTTGTTGCCTGCAAGTTCCATTCAAAGAACTGTGGAGAATGTTTGTCCAACATCTCCCCACAATGACAAGGACTCTGAGAGGCATTATGGAGAGAAATTCAGTTTCAGGTTCCTCAAAGGTGCTGATGTCAATGAAGCAGTTGAACTATCTATCACAGCATCTGAAGCATTGGTTATACATGAATTAGTGAAGAGTGGATCAACTTCGGAAACATTGCCAACAGAATCAGTACTTGAAGTTGCCCTTCAGGTGAAGAAAGCACGGTTGGATATTTTGGAAGATGCCTTCCATTGCCCAACAGAGCATACTGACAACTGTGATTCTCTTTCTGACTTTGATGATGTTGCTATGGCAGATGCATATGAAGATGTTGGGTTATCTTACAGTGTCCCTGATCATCAGTGTGCTTGTGATTCAGCTATATCTCATATTAAAGAAACTCCTCTATCTGATGATCATTATGGATGTGATAATATAATGAATTGCTTAGATGTCAGGGCTCAACAAGCAAATTTTGATGATAGTCCTGCACAAAAACATTTAGAAGAAAACGTGGACATGGATATGGGGTTAATAAAAGACTTTCCTTTAGAATCTCTTGATCGTGAGAGTCAGAAGAAACTTTCTTGTGATCCTGTTCTGGTTTCAAATAACTCAAAACTGGCCAGATACGCAGATTCCATGTTGCATCAGTCGGTCCAGGAAAATTCAGATGGTTTATCTATAGCACAG GAAGTAGATATCTCTGCAGTCTTGAAGCAGAATAATGGTAAGAATTTCCCCAAGTGTTTTCTTGAGACAAGCTTTCTCTCGGAATCAGCAGATATTGCCCCAGACGAGAACTCTTTTGTGCAGAAACATAAATCCCAGTCTAAGTTGGGTTCACAGTCAAGCATACCCTTTGAAGGTCTACACAACAAAGCTCGTGAGGGGATATTGCTTTCTCAAGATGTGGTTACGTCTTCAAACCTCTCTTATGTCGATCCTCTTTGTTCTGTTGTTCCTTGCAGTATTTCTACCGAAAATGCCGGTTCAACACTAGCTCAGGATCAGAATGATGGGGAAAAATGCTTTAGATCCACACGAGAACTTGGGGTAGAGAATTTGCAAAGGACACTAGATCAAAATATTGAACTTGAACTTGGGGATGAGCAAGCTATGTACACAGTTCATGTGGAAAGTTCTGGGGTAACAGCTAGAAGGCAGTTGACCTCGCTTAAGACTTATAGCATGCTTTTGCCTAAACACGTCCCCCTTTTGGAAGAGGGTTGCCATTACTTTAACCAGTCATGGGGTTCTACTAAGTTCCTATGTTTAAGGACTGTTTCCAAGAATGCAGCTGGTACAAATAATGAGGATAATCATAAAACTACTAGTAACAGGAGTTCAGTTGCAGAAGTGACAAATCAGAAGAGAAACTATGATGAAATTGCAGGAGAAGGGGGTGAGTTCTTGGTTCAGCCATTGGAGCAGAGGACTTCACCTCTTGCTCTAAACCAAAGATCATGTCCCAAGCATGTTACACTACCAGGATCCATTGTTAAGCATCAACAATGCAAAAGTCGTCAAAATGTACAATCTGAATGCTTTAATTCCCATGACAAGCATGCTTCTGTAAAAAAGCAAGTTCGTTTCTCTGAAGCAGAGGACCTGCCCCAGTGGACCAAGAATGTTCAAAAGCGACAATCTTTACACCAAAACT GTTCAACTGTTAGAGCTAGTAAAAGGCAAAAATTGTCCAAGCCATGTTCCATAGCTTATGGCATGAAAAGCTGTCTCACAAATTATTGCGTTAAGGTTAGGAAGAGATTGATTTTTCAAGGTATAGAATTCCTTGTTACAGGATTTTCTAGTGTGAAGGGAAAGGAAATTGAAGGACTAATATGTAAATATGGCGGCATGGTTCTCTGGGATATCCCTTCCCCTCCAAAGTCAAGGGAAAAGAGAAGCTCAAGATCTATTTGCCAGCACTTTCCTGTTATTCTTTGTCTAAAAAAG
- the LOC132189899 gene encoding uncharacterized protein LOC132189899 isoform X4 — MGCSLGFRPPQFSEDLAWLPGWLQQHQAEQFDEHIKKPQTPELAFKDLASFQGNTDENKYANLLSREEGRVNNCHLFLSGEDNSPISSSPSPGNVLHFHLHLSSYGDSQYSPTQQLDTSKKLLQSNKVLSTQLVKHSVGSGEKTRSIMHCSAGGQNLLPASSIQRTVENVCPTSPHNDKDSERHYGEKFSFRFLKGADVNEAVELSITASEALVIHELVKSGSTSETLPTESVLEVALQVKKARLDILEDAFHCPTEHTDNCDSLSDFDDVAMADAYEDVGLSYSVPDHQCACDSAISHIKETPLSDDHYGCDNIMNCLDVRAQQANFDDSPAQKHLEENVDMDMGLIKDFPLESLDRESQKKLSCDPVLVSNNSKLARYADSMLHQSVQENSDGLSIAQEVDISAVLKQNNGKNFPKCFLETSFLSESADIAPDENSFVQKHKSQSKLGSQSSIPFEGLHNKAREGILLSQDVVTSSNLSYVDPLCSVVPCSISTENAGSTLAQDQNDGEKCFRSTRELGVENLQRTLDQNIELELGDEQAMYTVHVESSGVTARRQLTSLKTYSMLLPKHVPLLEEGCHYFNQSWGSTKFLCLRTVSKNAAGTNNEDNHKTTSNRSSVAEVTNQKRNYDEIAGEGGEFLVQPLEQRTSPLALNQRSCPKHVTLPGSIVKHQQCKSRQNVQSECFNSHDKHASVKKQVRFSEAEDLPQWTKNVQKRQSLHQNCSTVRASKRQKLSKPCSIAYGMKSCLTNYCVKVRKRLIFQGIEFLVTGFSSVKGKEIEGLICKYGGMVLWDIPSPPKSREKRSSRSICQHFPVILCLKKIQDSIKAR, encoded by the exons GATTTGGCATCATTTCAAGGAAATACCGATGAAAATAAATATGCAAATCTTTTATCAAGGGAAGAAGGCAGAGTTAACAACTGTCATTTATTCTTATCTGGGGAAGACAATTCACCAATTAGTTCATCTCCGTCTCCTGGAAAT GTGCTTCATTTCCATCTACATCTTTCCTCATATGGCGACTCACAGTATAGCCCAACTCAAcagttggatacatcaaaaaAGCTGCTTCAATCTAATAAAGTTCTGTCAACGCAACTAGTTAAACACTCTGTTGGTTCTGGGGAGAAGACTCGTTCCATAATGCATTGTAGTGCTGGTGGGCAAAATTTGTTGCCTGCAAGTTCCATTCAAAGAACTGTGGAGAATGTTTGTCCAACATCTCCCCACAATGACAAGGACTCTGAGAGGCATTATGGAGAGAAATTCAGTTTCAGGTTCCTCAAAGGTGCTGATGTCAATGAAGCAGTTGAACTATCTATCACAGCATCTGAAGCATTGGTTATACATGAATTAGTGAAGAGTGGATCAACTTCGGAAACATTGCCAACAGAATCAGTACTTGAAGTTGCCCTTCAGGTGAAGAAAGCACGGTTGGATATTTTGGAAGATGCCTTCCATTGCCCAACAGAGCATACTGACAACTGTGATTCTCTTTCTGACTTTGATGATGTTGCTATGGCAGATGCATATGAAGATGTTGGGTTATCTTACAGTGTCCCTGATCATCAGTGTGCTTGTGATTCAGCTATATCTCATATTAAAGAAACTCCTCTATCTGATGATCATTATGGATGTGATAATATAATGAATTGCTTAGATGTCAGGGCTCAACAAGCAAATTTTGATGATAGTCCTGCACAAAAACATTTAGAAGAAAACGTGGACATGGATATGGGGTTAATAAAAGACTTTCCTTTAGAATCTCTTGATCGTGAGAGTCAGAAGAAACTTTCTTGTGATCCTGTTCTGGTTTCAAATAACTCAAAACTGGCCAGATACGCAGATTCCATGTTGCATCAGTCGGTCCAGGAAAATTCAGATGGTTTATCTATAGCACAG GAAGTAGATATCTCTGCAGTCTTGAAGCAGAATAATGGTAAGAATTTCCCCAAGTGTTTTCTTGAGACAAGCTTTCTCTCGGAATCAGCAGATATTGCCCCAGACGAGAACTCTTTTGTGCAGAAACATAAATCCCAGTCTAAGTTGGGTTCACAGTCAAGCATACCCTTTGAAGGTCTACACAACAAAGCTCGTGAGGGGATATTGCTTTCTCAAGATGTGGTTACGTCTTCAAACCTCTCTTATGTCGATCCTCTTTGTTCTGTTGTTCCTTGCAGTATTTCTACCGAAAATGCCGGTTCAACACTAGCTCAGGATCAGAATGATGGGGAAAAATGCTTTAGATCCACACGAGAACTTGGGGTAGAGAATTTGCAAAGGACACTAGATCAAAATATTGAACTTGAACTTGGGGATGAGCAAGCTATGTACACAGTTCATGTGGAAAGTTCTGGGGTAACAGCTAGAAGGCAGTTGACCTCGCTTAAGACTTATAGCATGCTTTTGCCTAAACACGTCCCCCTTTTGGAAGAGGGTTGCCATTACTTTAACCAGTCATGGGGTTCTACTAAGTTCCTATGTTTAAGGACTGTTTCCAAGAATGCAGCTGGTACAAATAATGAGGATAATCATAAAACTACTAGTAACAGGAGTTCAGTTGCAGAAGTGACAAATCAGAAGAGAAACTATGATGAAATTGCAGGAGAAGGGGGTGAGTTCTTGGTTCAGCCATTGGAGCAGAGGACTTCACCTCTTGCTCTAAACCAAAGATCATGTCCCAAGCATGTTACACTACCAGGATCCATTGTTAAGCATCAACAATGCAAAAGTCGTCAAAATGTACAATCTGAATGCTTTAATTCCCATGACAAGCATGCTTCTGTAAAAAAGCAAGTTCGTTTCTCTGAAGCAGAGGACCTGCCCCAGTGGACCAAGAATGTTCAAAAGCGACAATCTTTACACCAAAACT GTTCAACTGTTAGAGCTAGTAAAAGGCAAAAATTGTCCAAGCCATGTTCCATAGCTTATGGCATGAAAAGCTGTCTCACAAATTATTGCGTTAAGGTTAGGAAGAGATTGATTTTTCAAGGTATAGAATTCCTTGTTACAGGATTTTCTAGTGTGAAGGGAAAGGAAATTGAAGGACTAATATGTAAATATGGCGGCATGGTTCTCTGGGATATCCCTTCCCCTCCAAAGTCAAGGGAAAAGAGAAGCTCAAGATCTATTTGCCAGCACTTTCCTGTTATTCTTTGTCTAAAAAAG
- the LOC132189899 gene encoding uncharacterized protein LOC132189899 isoform X2: MGCSLGFRPPQFSEDLAWLPGWLQQHQAEQFDEHIKKPQTPELAFKDLASFQGNTDENKYANLLSREEGRVNNCHLFLSGEDNSPISSSPSPGNVLHFHLHLSSYGDSQYSPTQQLDTSKKLLQSNKVLSTQLVKHSVGSGEKTRSIMHCSAGGQNLLPASSIQRTVENVCPTSPHNDKDSERHYGEKFSFRFLKGADVNEAVELSITASEALVIHELVKSGSTSETLPTESVLEVALQVKKARLDILEDAFHCPTEHTDNCDSLSDFDDVAMADAYEDVGLSYSVPDHQCACDSAISHIKETPLSDDHYGCDNIMNCLDVRAQQANFDDSPAQKHLEENVDMDMGLIKDFPLESLDRESQKKLSCDPVLVSNNSKLARYADSMLHQSVQENSDGLSIAQEVDISAVLKQNNGKNFPKCFLETSFLSESADIAPDENSFVQKHKSQSKLGSQSSIPFEGLHNKAREGILLSQDVVTSSNLSYVDPLCSVVPCSISTENAGSTLAQDQNDGEKCFRSTRELGVENLQRTLDQNIELELGDEQAMYTVHVESSGVTARRQLTSLKTYSMLLPKHVPLLEEGCHYFNQSWGSTKFLCLRTVSKNAAGTNNEDNHKTTSNRSSVAEVTNQKRNYDEIAGEGGEFLVQPLEQRTSPLALNQRSCPKHVTLPGSIVKHQQCKSRQNVQSECFNSHDKHASVKKQVRFSEAEDLPQWTKNVQKRQSLHQNCSTVRASKRQKLSKPCSIAYGMKSCLTNYCVKVRKRLIFQGIEFLVTGFSSVKGKEIEGLICKYGGMVLWDIPSPPKSREKRSSRSICQHFPVILCLKKLETTKFLYGCAVNALILKVDWLTDSIAAGSIIPPAK; encoded by the exons GATTTGGCATCATTTCAAGGAAATACCGATGAAAATAAATATGCAAATCTTTTATCAAGGGAAGAAGGCAGAGTTAACAACTGTCATTTATTCTTATCTGGGGAAGACAATTCACCAATTAGTTCATCTCCGTCTCCTGGAAAT GTGCTTCATTTCCATCTACATCTTTCCTCATATGGCGACTCACAGTATAGCCCAACTCAAcagttggatacatcaaaaaAGCTGCTTCAATCTAATAAAGTTCTGTCAACGCAACTAGTTAAACACTCTGTTGGTTCTGGGGAGAAGACTCGTTCCATAATGCATTGTAGTGCTGGTGGGCAAAATTTGTTGCCTGCAAGTTCCATTCAAAGAACTGTGGAGAATGTTTGTCCAACATCTCCCCACAATGACAAGGACTCTGAGAGGCATTATGGAGAGAAATTCAGTTTCAGGTTCCTCAAAGGTGCTGATGTCAATGAAGCAGTTGAACTATCTATCACAGCATCTGAAGCATTGGTTATACATGAATTAGTGAAGAGTGGATCAACTTCGGAAACATTGCCAACAGAATCAGTACTTGAAGTTGCCCTTCAGGTGAAGAAAGCACGGTTGGATATTTTGGAAGATGCCTTCCATTGCCCAACAGAGCATACTGACAACTGTGATTCTCTTTCTGACTTTGATGATGTTGCTATGGCAGATGCATATGAAGATGTTGGGTTATCTTACAGTGTCCCTGATCATCAGTGTGCTTGTGATTCAGCTATATCTCATATTAAAGAAACTCCTCTATCTGATGATCATTATGGATGTGATAATATAATGAATTGCTTAGATGTCAGGGCTCAACAAGCAAATTTTGATGATAGTCCTGCACAAAAACATTTAGAAGAAAACGTGGACATGGATATGGGGTTAATAAAAGACTTTCCTTTAGAATCTCTTGATCGTGAGAGTCAGAAGAAACTTTCTTGTGATCCTGTTCTGGTTTCAAATAACTCAAAACTGGCCAGATACGCAGATTCCATGTTGCATCAGTCGGTCCAGGAAAATTCAGATGGTTTATCTATAGCACAG GAAGTAGATATCTCTGCAGTCTTGAAGCAGAATAATGGTAAGAATTTCCCCAAGTGTTTTCTTGAGACAAGCTTTCTCTCGGAATCAGCAGATATTGCCCCAGACGAGAACTCTTTTGTGCAGAAACATAAATCCCAGTCTAAGTTGGGTTCACAGTCAAGCATACCCTTTGAAGGTCTACACAACAAAGCTCGTGAGGGGATATTGCTTTCTCAAGATGTGGTTACGTCTTCAAACCTCTCTTATGTCGATCCTCTTTGTTCTGTTGTTCCTTGCAGTATTTCTACCGAAAATGCCGGTTCAACACTAGCTCAGGATCAGAATGATGGGGAAAAATGCTTTAGATCCACACGAGAACTTGGGGTAGAGAATTTGCAAAGGACACTAGATCAAAATATTGAACTTGAACTTGGGGATGAGCAAGCTATGTACACAGTTCATGTGGAAAGTTCTGGGGTAACAGCTAGAAGGCAGTTGACCTCGCTTAAGACTTATAGCATGCTTTTGCCTAAACACGTCCCCCTTTTGGAAGAGGGTTGCCATTACTTTAACCAGTCATGGGGTTCTACTAAGTTCCTATGTTTAAGGACTGTTTCCAAGAATGCAGCTGGTACAAATAATGAGGATAATCATAAAACTACTAGTAACAGGAGTTCAGTTGCAGAAGTGACAAATCAGAAGAGAAACTATGATGAAATTGCAGGAGAAGGGGGTGAGTTCTTGGTTCAGCCATTGGAGCAGAGGACTTCACCTCTTGCTCTAAACCAAAGATCATGTCCCAAGCATGTTACACTACCAGGATCCATTGTTAAGCATCAACAATGCAAAAGTCGTCAAAATGTACAATCTGAATGCTTTAATTCCCATGACAAGCATGCTTCTGTAAAAAAGCAAGTTCGTTTCTCTGAAGCAGAGGACCTGCCCCAGTGGACCAAGAATGTTCAAAAGCGACAATCTTTACACCAAAACT GTTCAACTGTTAGAGCTAGTAAAAGGCAAAAATTGTCCAAGCCATGTTCCATAGCTTATGGCATGAAAAGCTGTCTCACAAATTATTGCGTTAAGGTTAGGAAGAGATTGATTTTTCAAGGTATAGAATTCCTTGTTACAGGATTTTCTAGTGTGAAGGGAAAGGAAATTGAAGGACTAATATGTAAATATGGCGGCATGGTTCTCTGGGATATCCCTTCCCCTCCAAAGTCAAGGGAAAAGAGAAGCTCAAGATCTATTTGCCAGCACTTTCCTGTTATTCTTTGTCTAAAAAAG
- the LOC132189899 gene encoding uncharacterized protein LOC132189899 isoform X3: MGCSLGFRPPQFSEDLAWLPGWLQQHQAEQFDEHIKKPQTPELAFKDLASFQGNTDENKYANLLSREEGRVNNCHLFLSGEDNSPISSSPSPGNVLHFHLHLSSYGDSQYSPTQQLDTSKKLLQSNKVLSTQLVKHSVGSGEKTRSIMHCSAGGQNLLPASSIQRTVENVCPTSPHNDKDSERHYGEKFSFRFLKGADVNEAVELSITASEALVIHELVKSGSTSETLPTESVLEVALQVKKARLDILEDAFHCPTEHTDNCDSLSDFDDVAMADAYEDVGLSYSVPDHQCACDSAISHIKETPLSDDHYGCDNIMNCLDVRAQQANFDDSPAQKHLEENVDMDMGLIKDFPLESLDRESQKKLSCDPVLVSNNSKLARYADSMLHQSVQENSDGLSIAQEVDISAVLKQNNGKNFPKCFLETSFLSESADIAPDENSFVQKHKSQSKLGSQSSIPFEGLHNKAREGILLSQDVVTSSNLSYVDPLCSVVPCSISTENAGSTLAQDQNDGEKCFRSTRELGVENLQRTLDQNIELELGDEQAMYTVHVESSGVTARRQLTSLKTYSMLLPKHVPLLEEGCHYFNQSWGSTKFLCLRTVSKNAAGTNNEDNHKTTSNRSSVAEVTNQKRNYDEIAGEGGEFLVQPLEQRTSPLALNQRSCPKHVTLPGSIVKHQQCKSRQNVQSECFNSHDKHASVKKQVRFSEAEDLPQWTKNVQKRQSLHQNCSTVRASKRQKLSKPCSIAYGMKSCLTNYCVKVRKRLIFQGIEFLVTGFSSVKGKEIEGLICKYGGMVLWDIPSPPKSREKRSSRSICQHFPVILCLKKKLPSSCMGVQ, translated from the exons GATTTGGCATCATTTCAAGGAAATACCGATGAAAATAAATATGCAAATCTTTTATCAAGGGAAGAAGGCAGAGTTAACAACTGTCATTTATTCTTATCTGGGGAAGACAATTCACCAATTAGTTCATCTCCGTCTCCTGGAAAT GTGCTTCATTTCCATCTACATCTTTCCTCATATGGCGACTCACAGTATAGCCCAACTCAAcagttggatacatcaaaaaAGCTGCTTCAATCTAATAAAGTTCTGTCAACGCAACTAGTTAAACACTCTGTTGGTTCTGGGGAGAAGACTCGTTCCATAATGCATTGTAGTGCTGGTGGGCAAAATTTGTTGCCTGCAAGTTCCATTCAAAGAACTGTGGAGAATGTTTGTCCAACATCTCCCCACAATGACAAGGACTCTGAGAGGCATTATGGAGAGAAATTCAGTTTCAGGTTCCTCAAAGGTGCTGATGTCAATGAAGCAGTTGAACTATCTATCACAGCATCTGAAGCATTGGTTATACATGAATTAGTGAAGAGTGGATCAACTTCGGAAACATTGCCAACAGAATCAGTACTTGAAGTTGCCCTTCAGGTGAAGAAAGCACGGTTGGATATTTTGGAAGATGCCTTCCATTGCCCAACAGAGCATACTGACAACTGTGATTCTCTTTCTGACTTTGATGATGTTGCTATGGCAGATGCATATGAAGATGTTGGGTTATCTTACAGTGTCCCTGATCATCAGTGTGCTTGTGATTCAGCTATATCTCATATTAAAGAAACTCCTCTATCTGATGATCATTATGGATGTGATAATATAATGAATTGCTTAGATGTCAGGGCTCAACAAGCAAATTTTGATGATAGTCCTGCACAAAAACATTTAGAAGAAAACGTGGACATGGATATGGGGTTAATAAAAGACTTTCCTTTAGAATCTCTTGATCGTGAGAGTCAGAAGAAACTTTCTTGTGATCCTGTTCTGGTTTCAAATAACTCAAAACTGGCCAGATACGCAGATTCCATGTTGCATCAGTCGGTCCAGGAAAATTCAGATGGTTTATCTATAGCACAG GAAGTAGATATCTCTGCAGTCTTGAAGCAGAATAATGGTAAGAATTTCCCCAAGTGTTTTCTTGAGACAAGCTTTCTCTCGGAATCAGCAGATATTGCCCCAGACGAGAACTCTTTTGTGCAGAAACATAAATCCCAGTCTAAGTTGGGTTCACAGTCAAGCATACCCTTTGAAGGTCTACACAACAAAGCTCGTGAGGGGATATTGCTTTCTCAAGATGTGGTTACGTCTTCAAACCTCTCTTATGTCGATCCTCTTTGTTCTGTTGTTCCTTGCAGTATTTCTACCGAAAATGCCGGTTCAACACTAGCTCAGGATCAGAATGATGGGGAAAAATGCTTTAGATCCACACGAGAACTTGGGGTAGAGAATTTGCAAAGGACACTAGATCAAAATATTGAACTTGAACTTGGGGATGAGCAAGCTATGTACACAGTTCATGTGGAAAGTTCTGGGGTAACAGCTAGAAGGCAGTTGACCTCGCTTAAGACTTATAGCATGCTTTTGCCTAAACACGTCCCCCTTTTGGAAGAGGGTTGCCATTACTTTAACCAGTCATGGGGTTCTACTAAGTTCCTATGTTTAAGGACTGTTTCCAAGAATGCAGCTGGTACAAATAATGAGGATAATCATAAAACTACTAGTAACAGGAGTTCAGTTGCAGAAGTGACAAATCAGAAGAGAAACTATGATGAAATTGCAGGAGAAGGGGGTGAGTTCTTGGTTCAGCCATTGGAGCAGAGGACTTCACCTCTTGCTCTAAACCAAAGATCATGTCCCAAGCATGTTACACTACCAGGATCCATTGTTAAGCATCAACAATGCAAAAGTCGTCAAAATGTACAATCTGAATGCTTTAATTCCCATGACAAGCATGCTTCTGTAAAAAAGCAAGTTCGTTTCTCTGAAGCAGAGGACCTGCCCCAGTGGACCAAGAATGTTCAAAAGCGACAATCTTTACACCAAAACT GTTCAACTGTTAGAGCTAGTAAAAGGCAAAAATTGTCCAAGCCATGTTCCATAGCTTATGGCATGAAAAGCTGTCTCACAAATTATTGCGTTAAGGTTAGGAAGAGATTGATTTTTCAAGGTATAGAATTCCTTGTTACAGGATTTTCTAGTGTGAAGGGAAAGGAAATTGAAGGACTAATATGTAAATATGGCGGCATGGTTCTCTGGGATATCCCTTCCCCTCCAAAGTCAAGGGAAAAGAGAAGCTCAAGATCTATTTGCCAGCACTTTCCTGTTATTCTTTGTCTAAAAAAG